The Oscillospiraceae bacterium genome has a segment encoding these proteins:
- the gdhA gene encoding NADP-specific glutamate dehydrogenase: MTYTEKVLADLKAKNPDQPEFIQAATEVLDALAPVVNNDPKYQKTSLLERLVEPERQIMFRIPWVDDHGQVHVNRGYRVQFNSAIGPYKGGLRLHPSVNLSIIKFLGFEQIFKNSLTGLPIGGAKGGSDFDPKGKSDMEVMRFCQAFMNELYKYVGADEDVPAGDIGTGAREVGYLYGQYKKLTNRSEGVLTGKGLSFGGSLARTEATGYGLVYITEEMLKDHNKDLKGARVAVSGSGNVAIYAMEKARQLGAKVICCSDSTGYVIDENGIDVEAVKQIKEVDRKRISVYAESHPTATYAEGSVWDAVTCDVALPCATQNEIHAAQAQRLVDTGCYAVCEGANMPTDAAATEVFLQNHILFLPGKASNAGGVATSALEMGQNSIRSSWTFDEVDAKLQGIMVNIYHNMKEACEKYNARDNFVVGANIAGFMKVADAMMAQGVV; the protein is encoded by the coding sequence ATGACTTATACAGAAAAAGTGCTGGCAGATCTGAAAGCAAAGAACCCGGATCAGCCGGAATTTATCCAGGCCGCCACAGAGGTTTTAGACGCATTGGCGCCGGTGGTCAACAACGATCCGAAATACCAAAAAACCAGCTTGTTGGAGCGGTTGGTTGAGCCGGAACGGCAGATCATGTTCCGTATTCCGTGGGTGGACGATCATGGCCAGGTGCATGTAAACCGCGGCTACCGCGTGCAGTTTAACTCCGCCATCGGCCCCTACAAAGGCGGTCTGCGCCTGCACCCCAGCGTAAACCTGTCTATCATCAAGTTTCTTGGCTTTGAGCAGATCTTCAAAAACAGCCTGACCGGCCTGCCCATCGGCGGCGCCAAGGGCGGCTCTGACTTTGACCCCAAGGGCAAGAGCGATATGGAAGTGATGCGCTTCTGCCAGGCATTTATGAATGAGCTGTATAAATATGTAGGCGCGGACGAGGACGTACCCGCCGGCGACATCGGCACCGGTGCCCGCGAGGTAGGTTACTTATACGGTCAGTACAAGAAACTGACGAACCGCTCCGAGGGCGTGCTCACCGGTAAGGGCCTGAGCTTCGGCGGCTCCCTTGCCCGTACAGAGGCTACCGGCTACGGCCTGGTGTATATTACCGAGGAAATGCTCAAGGACCACAATAAGGATCTTAAAGGTGCTCGTGTGGCCGTGTCCGGCTCCGGTAATGTGGCCATTTACGCTATGGAGAAGGCTCGGCAGTTAGGTGCAAAAGTCATCTGCTGCTCCGATTCTACCGGCTATGTGATTGACGAAAACGGCATTGATGTAGAGGCTGTAAAGCAGATTAAGGAAGTAGACAGAAAGCGCATTTCTGTGTACGCTGAGAGCCACCCCACCGCCACTTATGCAGAGGGCTCTGTGTGGGATGCCGTGACCTGCGATGTGGCGCTCCCCTGCGCCACCCAGAATGAGATCCACGCCGCGCAGGCGCAGCGCCTGGTAGACACCGGCTGCTACGCAGTGTGTGAGGGCGCCAATATGCCCACGGACGCAGCGGCTACAGAGGTGTTCCTGCAAAATCACATTCTGTTCCTGCCCGGCAAAGCTTCCAACGCCGGCGGCGTAGCCACCTCCGCACTGGAGATGGGCCAGAACTCCATTCGCTCCAGCTGGACTTTTGATGAGGTAGACGCCAAGCTGCAAGGCATTATGGTCAACATCTACCACAACATGAAAGAGGCTTGTGAAAAGTACAATGCCCGCGACAACTTCGTTGTTGGTGCCAACATCGCCGGCTTTATGAAAGTGGCCGATGCCATGATGGCGCAAGGCGTGGTTTGA
- the raiA gene encoding ribosome-associated translation inhibitor RaiA: MINITARGFDLKQGTKDGIDKELQRIEKMLPDNASFDVTLAKVKDGYKCDITVKYIGSFIRGEARADKIEPVIDMAVDDLKRKLRKLKTYLVDKKRKGGIDQIASMLEPIEEVTMDDFESYDSSAVDIQRKKNIQLQMMTDDEAIVQMEMLGHSFFVYLAPNGQTCVIYKRGKGYGQLICS; encoded by the coding sequence ATGATCAACATTACGGCAAGAGGATTTGACCTAAAGCAAGGCACCAAAGACGGTATTGACAAAGAGCTGCAGCGCATTGAAAAAATGCTGCCTGACAACGCCTCCTTTGATGTGACCTTAGCCAAGGTAAAGGACGGCTACAAGTGCGACATTACAGTCAAGTACATTGGCTCCTTTATCCGCGGCGAGGCACGGGCAGACAAGATTGAGCCGGTCATTGATATGGCAGTAGACGACCTGAAGCGAAAGCTGCGCAAGCTAAAGACCTACCTGGTAGATAAGAAGCGCAAGGGCGGCATTGACCAGATCGCCTCCATGCTGGAGCCCATAGAAGAAGTGACCATGGATGACTTTGAGAGCTATGACAGCTCCGCTGTGGATATTCAGCGCAAAAAGAACATTCAATTGCAAATGATGACCGACGATGAGGCCATCGTGCAAATGGAAATGCTGGGACACAGCTTCTTTGTTTATCTGGCGCCGAACGGCCAAACCTGCGTGATCTACAAACGAGGCAAAGGCTACGGTCAGTTAATTTGTAGCTGA